The following are from one region of the Sorghum bicolor cultivar BTx623 chromosome 2, Sorghum_bicolor_NCBIv3, whole genome shotgun sequence genome:
- the LOC8079020 gene encoding COBRA-like protein 6 yields MEPRCFVLVLALAAALSVAVAYDPLDPNGNITIKWDIMSWTPDGYVAVVTINNFQMYRQIMAPGWTVGWTWAKREVIWSMVGAQATEQGDCSRFKANIPHCCKRTPTVVDLLPGVPYNQQIANCCRGGVISAYGQDPASAVAAFQVSVGQAGTTNRTVKVPKNFTLLGPGPGYTCGPGKIVPSTVFLTPDRRRKTQALMTWNVTCTYSQHLASKYPSCCVSFSSFYNDTIVPCAKCACGCEHKTCVQGDSKRLAVTGKHEHAHAAAARGHRDKEAPLLQCTTHMCPVRVHWHVKLNYKEYWRAKIAITNFNYHMNYTQWTLVAQHPNLDNITEVFSFDYKPVVAYGSINDTAMFYGLKYFNDHLMQAGPYGNVQSEVLMRKDASTFTFRQGWAFPRKVYFNGDECQMPPPDEYPYLPNSALPAAAASSSLGAAVAAVVVLLVMIVA; encoded by the exons ATGGAGCCCCGATGCTTCGTGCTGGTCCTGGCCCTCGCCGCCGCGCTCTCCGTCGCAG TGGCTTACGACCCGTTGGACCCGAACGGGAACATTACCATCAAATGGGACATCATGTCGTGGACGCCTGACGGCTATGTC GCGGTGGTGACCATCAACAACTTCCAGATGTACCGGCAGATCATGGCGCCGGGGTGGACGGTGGGGTGGACGTGGGCGAAGCGTGAGGTGATCTGGTCCATGGTGGGCGCGCAGGCGACGGAGCAGGGCGACTGCTCCCGCTTCAAGGCCAACATCCCGCACTGCTGCAAGCGCACGCCCACCGTCGTCGACCTGCTCCCCGGCGTGCCCTACAACCAGCAGATCGCCAACTGCTGCCGCGGCGGCGTCATCAGCGCCTACGGCCAGGACCCGGCCTCCGCCGTCGCCGCGTTCCAGGTCAGCGTCGGCCAGGCCGGCACCACCAACCGCACCGTCAAGGTTCCCAAGAACTTCACGCTGCTTGGGCCAGGGCCAGGGTACACCTGCGGCCCCGGCAAGATTGTTCCCTCCACCGTCTTCCTCACGCCCGACCGCCGGCGCAAGACACAAGCCCTCA TGACGTGGAACGTGACGTGCACCTACTCGCAGCACCTGGCGTCCAAGTACCCGTCCTGCTGCgtctccttctcctccttctACAACGACACCATCGTGCCCTGCGCCAAGTGCGCCTGCGGCTGCGAGCACAAGACCTGCGTCCA GGGCGACTCGAAGCGGCTGGCGGTGACGGGGAAGCACGAGCACGcgcacgcggcggcggcgcgcgggcACAGGGACAAGGAGGCGCCGCTGCTGCAGTGCACGACGCACATGTGCCCCGTGCGCGTGCACTGGCACGTCAAGCTCAACTACAAGGAGTACTGGCGGGCCAAGATCGCCATCACCAACTTCAACTACCACATGAACTACACGCAGTGGACGCTCGTCGCGCAGCACCCCAACCTCGACAACATCACCGAGGTCTTCAGCTTCGACTACAAGCCTGTCGTCGCCTACGGATCCATCA ATGACACGGCGATGTTCTACGGGCTCAAGTACTTCAACGACCACCTGATGCAGGCGGGGCCGTACGGGAACGTGCAGTCGGAGGTGCTGATGCGCAAGGACGCCAGCACCTTCACCTTCAGGCAGGGCTGGGCGTTCCCGCGCAAGGTCTACTTCAACGGCGACGAGTGCCAGATGCCGCCGCCGGACGAGTATCCCTACTTGCCCAACTCAGCCCTGCCGGCAGCCgcggcgtcgtcgtcgctgGGCGCTGCGGTAGCGGCCGTCGTGGTGCTCTTGGTGATGATCGTGGCATGA
- the LOC8060661 gene encoding mitochondrial import inner membrane translocase subunit TIM17-2, translating into MGTPETSREPCPDRILDDVGGAFGMGAVGGSAFHFIKGIYNSPNGMRLSGGAQAVRMNAPRVGGSFAVWGGLFSTFDCAMVYARQKEDPWNSIVAGAATGGFLSMRQGMGAAGRSALMGGILLALIEGAGLMLNRVLANPPLPADDPNLTAAMGGNPFPGLPQAPPVVAPPEAASSSGAGGWFGGLFGKKEEEKKPSAGGGKSEILESFDTPSSPIPSFEYK; encoded by the coding sequence ATGGGCACGCCGGAGACGTCGCGCGAGCCGTGCCCGGACCGGATCCTGGACGACGTCGGCGGCGCGTTCGGGATGGGCGCCGTTGGCGGCTCCGCCTTCCACTTCATCAAGGGCATTTACAACTCCCCCAACGGGATGCGCCTGTCCGGTGGCGCACAGGCCGTGCGGATGAACGCGCCGCGCGTGGGGGGCAGCTTCGCCGTCTGGGGCGGCCTCTTCTCCACCTTCGACTGCGCCATGGTGTACGCTCGCCAGAAGGAGGACCCCTGGAACTCCATCGTTGCGGGCGCCGCCACGGGCGGGTTCCTCTCCATGCGCCAGGGCATGGGGGCCGCGGGCCGGTCGGCGCTCATGGGCGGGATCCTCCTGGCCCTCATCGAGGGCGCTGGCCTCATGCTCAATCGCGTCCTCGCCAACCCGCCCCTGCCCGCCGACGATCCCAACCTTACGGCGGCCATGGGCGGCAACCCTTTCCCGGGTCTGCCGCAGGCGCCGCCGGTCGTGGCACCTCCGGAAGCGGCGAGCTCCAGCGGCGCGGGTGGGTGGTTCGGGGGACTGTTTGgcaagaaggaggaggagaagaaaccCAGCGCGGGCGGTGGcaagtcggagatcttggagagcTTCGACACGCCCAGCAGTCCGATACCATCGTTCGAGTACAAGTGA
- the LOC8079018 gene encoding COBRA-like protein 1 — MATPRPALLLPAVRFASTTIALLLLVAFSSLMRSSDAYDPLDPNGNITIKWDVIQWTSDGYVAVVSLYNYQQYRHIQAPGWKLGWVWAKKEVIWAMTGGQATEQGDCSKFKTNIPHCCRKDPEVVDLLPGTPYNMQIANCCKGGVLTSWAQDPSNAVASFQVSVGQAGTTNRTVKVPKNFTLKAPGPGYTCGTAKLVTPTKFISPDGRRSTQAHMTWNVTCTYSQFLAQRSPSCCVSLSSFYNDTIVNCPTCSCGCQNNSTAPGSCVEGNSPYLASVVNDPNKNSLAPLVQCTSHMCPIRVHWHVKVNYKEYWRVKITVTNFNYRMNYSQWNLVAQHPNFDNLTTIFSFNYKPLNPYGVINDTAMLWGIKYYNDLLMTAGPDGNVQSELLFRKEPSTFTFQKGWAFPRRVYFNGDNCVMPPPDAYPWLPNASPRLSASLLLPFVAAWTAFAILLMTHP, encoded by the exons ATGGCGACACCGCGGCCGGCGCTCCTGCTGCCCGCCGTGCGCTTCGCCTCCACCACCatcgcgctcctcctcctcgtcgccttCTCCTCTCTAATGCGTTCGTCAG ATGCATACGATCCACTCGATCCGAATGGGAACATAACAATTAAGTGGGACGTAATACAGTGGACTTCAGATGGCTATGTG GCTGTTGTTTCTCTATACAATTACCAGCAATACCGCCACATTCAGGCGCCAGGCTGGAAACTAGGCTGGGTATGGGCAAAGAAGGAGGTAATCTGGGCGATGACCGGTGGCCAGGCCACTGAACAAGGCGACTGCTCCAAATTCAAAACCAACATCCCCCATTGCTGCAGAAAGGACCCTGAGGTTGTGGACTTGCTGCCTGGGACTCCCTACAACATGCAGATTGCCAACTGCTGCAAGGGAGGAGTCCTCACATCATGGGCACAGGACCCTAGCAATGCCGTGGCATCGTTCCAAGTCAGCGTTGGACAGGCTGGGACTACCAACAGAACCGTCAAAGTGCCCAAGAATTTCACTCTGAAGGCACCAGGTCCCGGGTACACCTGTGGAACTGCCAAACTAGTGACACCTACCAAGTTCATATCTCCGGATGGGAGGAGATCAACTCAAGCACACA TGACATGGAATGTGACATGTACGTACTCGCAGTTTCTTGCTCAAAGATCTCCATCCTGCTGTGTCTCGCTCTCATCATTTTACAACGACACTATTGTTAACTGCCCAACATGCTCCTGTGGCTGCCAGAATAACAGCACTGCGCCAGGAAGCTGTGTAGA GGGTAATTCGCCTTACCTGGCTTCTGTCGTGAACGATCCTAATAAGAACAGCTTGGCGCCTCTAGTCCAATGCACTTCACACATGTGCCCAATAAGAGTGCATTGGCATGTCAAGGTTAACTACAAGGAGTACTGGAGGGTAAAGATCACGGTGACAAACTTCAATTACCGGATGAACTACTCGCAATGGAACCTGGTTGCGCAACACCCCAACTTCGACAATCTGACCACCATTTTCAGCTTCAACTACAAACCTCTGAACCCCTATGGAGTGATAA ACGACACGGCGATGCTATGGGGCATCAAGTACTACAACGATCTGCTCATGACGGCCGGGCCAGACGGGAATGTGCAGTCTGAGCTTCTGTTCCGGAAGGAGCCCTCCACGTTCACCTTCCAGAAAGGCTGGGCCTTCCCGAGACGAGTCTACTTCAATGGCGACAACTGCGTGATGCCGCCGCCGGACGCCTACCCGTGGCTGCCCAACGCCTCTCCGCGGCTGTCGGCTTCACTTCTCCTCCCGTTCGTTGCAGCTTGGACAGCATTTGCAATCCTCTTGATGACCCATCCGTAG
- the LOC8060662 gene encoding uncharacterized protein LOC8060662, producing the protein MGRWLKPDVYPLIAAMSFVTGMCVFQLTRNVLMNPDVRVSKSHRQSAVLDNADEGQRYSQHAFRRFLSTQRPEVFPALNRFFSNSDSAADK; encoded by the exons ATGGGTCGTTGGTTGAAGCCAGAT GTGTACCCGCTGATCGCGGCCATGTCGTTCGTTACGGGGATGTGCGTGTTCCAGCTGACCCGGAACGTGCTGATGAACCCGGACGTGCGGGTGAGCAAGAGCCACCGCCAGAGCGCCGTGCTGGACAACGCCGACGAGGGCCAGCGCTACAGCCAGCACGCCTTCCGCCGCTTCCTCAGCACGCAGCGCCCGGAGGTCTTCCCCGCCCTCAACcgcttcttctccaactccgactCCGCCGCCGACAAGTGA
- the LOC8060660 gene encoding mitochondrial import inner membrane translocase subunit TIM17-3, with product MGSLTDRECPCPGRILTDTGSAFAIGAVGGSFFHFVKGLRNAPTGARFTGGLEAVRMNAPRIGSNFAVWGGLYSVCDCTLVYVRQKEDPWNSILSGAATGGILSLRQGFRSVIRSSMHGAIFFALVNGAIITTQQSQPLSTPVDVPAVTPVEISSSEAITPVETFEKESGRGNHK from the coding sequence ATGGGGTCTCTTACGGATAGGGAATGTCCTTGTCCAGGCCGCATCCTCACTGATACAGGTTCCGCCTTTGCCATTGGTGCTGTTGGGGGTTCTTTCTTCCACTTTGTCAAGGGTCTCCGCAATGCACCTACTGGTGCACGATTTACTGGTGGCCTGGAGGCTGTGCGCATGAACGCACCACGTATTGGTAGCAACTTTGCTGTTTGGGGAGGCCTGTACTCAGTATGTGATTGTACTCTCGTGTATGTGCGTCAGAAGGAGGATCCCTGGAACTCAATTCTTTCTGGTGCGGCCACTGGTGGCATCCTTTCTTTGCGTCAGGGATTTCGCTCAGTTATTCGTTCATCCATGCATGGCGCAATTTTCTTCGCTCTCGTAAATGGAGCAATTATCACGACACAACAATCTCAACCTCTATCTACGCCAGTTGATGTTCCAGCTGTCACCCCTGTGGAGATATCTTCTTCTGAAGCAATCACACCCGTGGAGACATTTGAAAAGGAAAGTGGAAGAGGGAATCACAAATAG